In the genome of Raphanus sativus cultivar WK10039 chromosome 4, ASM80110v3, whole genome shotgun sequence, one region contains:
- the LOC108831021 gene encoding profilin-4 — MSWQTYVDEHLMCDVGDGQGHHLTAAAIVGHDGSVWAQSANFPQFKAQEFTGIMKDFDEPGHLAPTGLFLAGAKYMVIQGEPGAVIRGKKGAGGITIKKTGQSCVFGIYEEPVTPGQCNMVVERLGDYLLEQDL; from the exons ATGTCGTGGCAAACTTACGTTGATGAGCATTTGATGTGTGATGTTGGTGATGGTCAGGGTCATCACCTAACCGCTGCAGCAATCGTTGGTCATGACGGTAGCGTTTGGGCTCAGAGCGCCAACTTCCCTCAG TTCAAGGCACAAGAGTTCACTGGTATAATGAAGGATTTTGATGAACCGGGTCACTTAGCGCCCACAGGGTTATTTCTAGCAGGAGCCAAGTACATGGTGATCCAAGGCGAGCCTGGCGCTGTTATCCGTGGAAAGAAG GGAGCGGGAGGCATAACCATAAAGAAAACAGGACAGTCATGTGTGTTTGGGATCTATGAAGAGCCCGTGACACCAGGACAGTGCAACATGGTCGTCGAGAGGCTGGGTGATTACCTCCTCGAACAAGATCTCTAA
- the LOC108831026 gene encoding putative defensin-like protein 162, with protein sequence MAKLVCAYLFISMIVLSVFLALPIADGAHIRKYCTVVEKLSKPCTFQECQPLCIQKYRGTGVCLGDNNYNCKCEYNC encoded by the exons atggcAAAACTAGTTTGTGCGTATCTGTTCATCTCCATGATAGTTCTCTCCG tcTTTTTGGCTTTGCCAATTGCAGATGGAGCACATATAAGAAAGTACTGTACTGTGGTGGAGAAGCTGAGCAAGCCATGCACTTTTCAAGAATGCCAACCACTTTGTATTCAGAAATACAGGGGGACTGGCGTTTGTCTCGGAGATAATAACTATAATTGCAAATGCGAATATAATTGCTAA